The sequence GGCCAACCACATCAAGGCCACCAAGACGCACCGCGAGAGCATCGAAGCGCTGCGCCAGGACATCCGCGACTTCAAGAAGGAGCTCAACGCGACGCGCGCCGTGATGGTGGTGTGCAGCAGCGTGGAGACCTTCCGTCCCCTGCCCGAGTCCTTCAAGACGCTGGCCGCCTTCGAGAAGGCGCTGGACGAGAACAGCCCGGACATCAACCCCACCGCGCTGTACACCTACGCGGCCATCAAGGAGGGCGTGCCCTTCGCGAACGCCACGCCCAACGCCAGCGTGGACACGCCGGCGCTCCAGGAGCTGGCCAAGCAGGAGTCGGTGGCCGTCGCCGGCCGCGACCTCAAGAGCGGCCAGACGATGATGAAGACGGTCATCGCGCCCGCGCTCAAGGCCCGCATGCTGGGCCTGGATGGCTGGTTCTCCACCAACATCCTGGGCAACCGCGACGGCGAGGTGCTGGACGACCCCGCGGCCTTCAAGGCCAAGGAAGTCACCAAGTCGAGCGTGCTGGACACCATCCTGCAGCCCGAGCTGTACCCGGAGCTGTACAAGAAGTACGCGCACAAGGTGTCCATCCACTACTACCCGCCCCGCGGCGACGCGAAGGAGGGTTGGGACAACATCGACATCACCGGATGGCTCGGCTATCCGATGCAGATCAAGGTCAACTTCCTCTGCCGCGACTCCATCCTGGCCGCCCCGCTGGTGCTGGACATCGCGCTGTTCCTGGACCTGGCCAAGCGGCTGGAGTGGCGCGGCATCCAGGAGTGGATGTCCTTCTACTTCAAGACCCCCATGGCGCAGCCGGGTCTGCCGGTGGAGCACGACCTCTTCATCCAGCTCACCAAGCTGAAGAACACGCTGCGCGT is a genomic window of Myxococcus virescens containing:
- a CDS encoding inositol-3-phosphate synthase; the protein is MENKRSVAKPDGKLAVLIPGLGAVSTTLMAGVELARKGKGHPIGSLTQMGTARLGKRTDGRTVKLNELVPLAELKDVAFGAWDIIREDAYEVAVRSGVLSDKHLEEVKPFLQSIKPKQGVHDPEFVRRIEANHIKATKTHRESIEALRQDIRDFKKELNATRAVMVVCSSVETFRPLPESFKTLAAFEKALDENSPDINPTALYTYAAIKEGVPFANATPNASVDTPALQELAKQESVAVAGRDLKSGQTMMKTVIAPALKARMLGLDGWFSTNILGNRDGEVLDDPAAFKAKEVTKSSVLDTILQPELYPELYKKYAHKVSIHYYPPRGDAKEGWDNIDITGWLGYPMQIKVNFLCRDSILAAPLVLDIALFLDLAKRLEWRGIQEWMSFYFKTPMAQPGLPVEHDLFIQLTKLKNTLRVVAGEDPITHLGLDYYGDDLPLSK